In Aspergillus nidulans FGSC A4 chromosome II, a single window of DNA contains:
- a CDS encoding uncharacterized protein (transcript_id=CADANIAT00004037) encodes MSDGPTENSSVHPRLLQPHLSVYLGAFFHPSTTSRSCSTVVPVAQRFQARVSFRLFHSIFVSYRPRLLPSVWWSCTFPSVRPDKTSLTPPDLKRFLASFPFPADIVKNPCTSSRSHPVHPVLPPRAQGRSRAERADWNIVDLADAPPFHSPSSAAADLPNASIPSDPILSRPNAGSPVDSIPPSPQRDTLSSDRRSGLAERSSASTRRRRHSPSDTLDSYTYGTGGRAGGHTAASEISSQDQPSQFGPSVEGHPPFSKRRRLANMRPDGISSTNNFSQLSKGGAASPAQKAALSRALNGQASYSGSNGEMKVDGFQKPSKTSSYFNHDREEVTRILIQSLYELGYSNSAALLSKESGYQLESPAVAIFRNAVLEGRWAEAERILVQSFQEQGQEETASKEKLALVENAEKSEMLFYLRQQKFLELLDARDLGAALMVLRHELTPLNYDVGRLHALSSTPVYLCVLRNIFMTKPAGTVPSASRGKDCYLSCQSPSLYSDHMCDRDDFPLGTKLELNKHTDEVWHCQFSHDGTKLVTAGRDSNVIIYDTSTFSVLYILGEHKNGVAHAVWSPDDTKLITCSRDSTARVWSTETGRCLLTINKHQEPVTAAVWAPDGESFVTASLDVNSQLCHWNMRGESLYMWHGGFRVYDCAITPDGRRLIAVDVERKIRVYNFHTHEEEYILPLKSKATSVVVSRDSRHMLVNLTECQIQLIDIETSEVIRRFQGQKQSTFIIRSTFGGAAENFVVSGSEENGTLVETLEGHLEGCVNAISWNPADPGMFASAGDDCLVKIWTRERDAHPNSVPGKRRAVSGNGYARTSALRSTSGF; translated from the exons ATGAGTGACGGGCCCACGGAGAATAGTTCTGTCCATCCCCGATtgcttcaacctcatctctCTGTCTACCTGGGAGCTTTCTTCCACCCTTCCACCACATCCCGCTCCTGTTCGACCGTCGTGCCGGTTGCCCAACGCTTCCAAGCTCGAGTCTCGTTTCGTCTCTTCCATTCGATCTTCGTCTCATACCGACCCCGTCTTCTCCCGTCTGTCTGGTGGAGCTGCACTTTCCCCAGCGTTAGGCCCGATAAGACCTCGCTCACTCCGCCCGATCTGAAGCGTTTCCTCGCCTCGTTTCCCTTTCCAGCGGATATCGTCAAGAACCCTTGCACTTCGTCTCGATCACATCCAGTACATCCAGTATTACCCCCCCGAG CTCAGGGCAGG AGCCGGGCGGAAAGGGCAGATTGGAACATAGTCGATCTGGCAGACGCCCCTCCTTTTCACTCGCCCTCGTCCGCGGCCGCCGACCTCCCTAACGCGTCCATCCCATCCGACCCGATCCTCTCCCGTCCAAACGCCGGTTCGCCCGTCGACAGCATCCCGCCCTCACCACAGCGAGACACTCTCAGCAGCGACCGCCGTTCCGGTCTCGCCGAGCGTTCATCAGCGTCTAcccgtcgccgtcgtcacAGTCCATCCGATACGCTTGATTCCTATACGTACGGGACAGGAGGTCGTGCGGGAGGTCACACGGCGGCAAGCGAAATCAGCTCTCAAGACCAACCGTCCCAGTTCGGCCCCTCAGTAGAGGGCCACCCTCCGTTCTCCAAGCGCAGGCGCCTGGCAAATATGCGACCAGATGGAATCTCGAGTACGAATAACTTCTCGCAGCTCTCGAAGGGCGGGGCCGCCTCGCCCGCTCAGAAGGCGGCCCTGTCTCGAGCTCTGAACGGCCAGGCTTCGTATTCTGGTTCGAATGGCGAGATGAAGGTGGATGGGTTCCAGAAGCCTTCGAAAACTTCTTCATATTTCAACCATGATCGTGAAGAAGTGACCAGAATCCTTATTCAGAGTCTCTACGAGCTAGGTTACAGTAATTCGGCCGCATTATTGAGCAAGGAGAGCGGCTACCAACTTGAGAGTCCAGCGGTTGCAATTTTCAGAAATGCAGTGCTCGAGGGACGCTGGGCTGAGGCCGAACGCATACTGGTACAATCATTTCAGGAACAGGGCCAGGAAGAAACCGCGAGCAAGGAGAAGTTGGCACTGGTTGAGAACGCCGAGAAGAGTGAAATGCTGTTCTATCTCCGGCAGCAGAAGTTCCTAGAGCTCCTTGATGCTCGAGATCTTGGAGCGGCATTAATGGTGCTCCGCCATGAGCTTACGCCTTTGAACTACGATGTTGGACGTTTGCACGCTCTTTCCAG TACCCCAGTTTACTTATGTGTCCTCCGGAACATCTTCATGACCAAGCCAGCTGGGACGGTCCCGTCAGCTTCTCGAGGGAAAGATTGCTATCTGAGTTGTCAA TCTCCATCTCTCTACTCGGATCACATGTGCGACCGGGATGATTTTCCTCTTGGCACGAAACTGGAGCTCAATAAACATACCGATGAGGTCTGGCATTGTCAATTTTCCCACGACGGTACGAAATTGGTCACGGCGGGCCGGGACAGTAATGTAATCATTTACGACACAAGCACCTTCTCTGTGCTTTATATCCTAGGAGAACACAAAAACGGGGTCGCCCATGCTGTTTGGAGCCCAGATGATACCAAGTTGATCACTTGCTCTCGTGATTCAACAGCTCGTGTTTGGAGCACAGAG ACCGGAAGATGTCTCCTCACTATCAACAAACACCAAGAGCCAGTGACCGCAGCCGTTTGGGCTCCTGACGGCGAATCGTTCGTCACAGCCTCCCTCGACGTGAACTCCCAGCTATGCCACTGGAACATGCGCGGCGAGAGTTTGTATATGTGGCACGGCGGCTTCCGAGTTTACGATTGTGCAATCACACCCGACGGCCGGCGCCTGATTGCTGTGGACGTTGAGAGGAAGATTCGCGTGTACAACTTCCACACCCACGaggaagaatatattcttcccttgaagagcaaggcaaCTTCCGTTGTTGTCAGCAGAGATTCGCGCCACATGCTTGTAAATTTGACCGAATGCCAGATTCAATTGATAGACATCGAAACGAGTGAAGTCATACGTCGCTTCCAAGGTCAGAAGCAGAGTACGTTTATCATCCGGAGTACATTTGGGGGCGCCGCAGAAAACTTTGTCGTTAGTGGCAGTGAAG AAAACGGGACACTGGTTGAGACTCTCGAAGGACATCTAGAAGGATGTGTAAACGCCATTTCATGGAACCCTGCAGATCCTGGCATGTTCGCATCAGCGGGTGACGACTGCTTGGTTAAAAT CTGGACTCGAGAGCGCGATGCCCATCCCAACAGTGTGCCTGGGAAACGGCGAGCGGTGTCTGGGAACGGCTATGCACGGACGAGTGCATTGCGGTCGACATCAGGTTTCTGA